In Sphingomonas sp. SUN019, one genomic interval encodes:
- a CDS encoding efflux RND transporter permease subunit: MSKIFIDRPIFAWVLAIIVMMAGVGAILSLPIAQYPDVAPPQVSISASYPGANATTIQNSVTQVIEQQLTGIDGLLYFSSSSSSRGSVNITATFEKGTDPDIAQVQVQNQVQQSISRLPAQVQQQGLRVRKSNPDFLMIAGVYDVTDKLTNQDVSDYLVSNLQDPLGRVEGVGDTNVFGAQYAMRIWLDPARLASYQLIPGDVITAVTNQNTEVAAGELGGQPMPNDQMLNATVTAQSRLQTPEQFRAIILKTLPSGATVKLSDVARIELGAESYAAQSRVNRHPGAGIAILLAPGADALKTAELVKAEISRVAKTFPPNLRVAYANDTTAFIKLSIEEVVKTLIEAVILVVIVMFVFLQSWRATLIPTIAVPVVLLGTFAIFYFAGFSINTLTLFGLVLAIGLLVDDAIVVVENVERLMDENPEMTPREATIESMNEITVALVAIALVLSAVFLPMAFFGGSTGVIYKQFSLTVISAMVLSVLVALILSPALTSTLLKQRSEEGSLREGWLGRRFPRVAEKGEQAKDWFNRNFERGTDKYVSAVKTVVDRKWIFLLVYVGTVALLAVLFLRLPTGFLPTEDQGAASIQFQLPAGATQGRTTEVQQQIERYFADNENGNIATMFTVAGGGGGGASGQNTGRGFLNFVDWSDRAGKENSADAIIARATAAFRNFRDARVFALVPPAIRGLGQSEGFTVELQNTGGLSDADFNAARDRLLEMANAQGSGLAGVRLTELPDIGTLQVHTDAQKLAALGLTQNDVNTTLSTAWGGRYVNDFVDRGRVKRVYVQGDAPYRSKPDDLDQWFVRGSDGQMVPFSSFATTSWSQAPTTLSRFNGVSSFEFQGSGANGASSGDAMDSIEALAAKIPGTSIAWAGISYQERLSSGQAPLLYGLSIIVVFLCLAALYESWTIPLAVLLVIPLGLIGAILFVTLRGLVNDVYLQIGLLTTMGLAAKNAILMIEFAEQEEKKGARVIDAALKAAKLRLRPILMTSLAFIFGVLPLAISTGAGANSRIAIGTAVIGGMLTATILAIFYIPLFFVLVRRGFRDGFKRFHHRDDTTPPAPPAEPKPA; encoded by the coding sequence ATGTCGAAGATCTTCATCGACCGCCCGATCTTCGCGTGGGTGTTGGCGATCATCGTGATGATGGCAGGCGTCGGTGCGATCCTGTCGCTGCCGATCGCTCAGTATCCCGACGTCGCGCCGCCGCAGGTGTCGATCTCCGCCAGTTACCCCGGCGCGAATGCAACGACGATTCAGAACAGCGTCACGCAGGTCATCGAACAGCAGCTGACCGGCATCGACGGACTGCTGTACTTCAGTTCGTCGTCCTCATCCCGCGGATCGGTGAACATCACCGCAACGTTCGAGAAGGGCACCGACCCCGACATCGCGCAGGTCCAGGTGCAGAACCAGGTCCAGCAATCGATCAGCCGCCTGCCCGCGCAGGTTCAGCAGCAGGGCCTGCGGGTGCGCAAGTCGAACCCCGACTTCCTGATGATCGCGGGCGTTTATGACGTTACCGACAAGCTGACCAATCAGGACGTCAGCGACTATCTGGTATCGAACCTGCAGGATCCGCTGGGCCGCGTCGAAGGGGTCGGCGACACCAACGTGTTCGGCGCGCAATATGCGATGCGCATCTGGCTCGATCCCGCGCGGCTGGCGAGTTACCAGCTGATCCCCGGCGACGTCATCACCGCCGTGACCAACCAGAATACCGAGGTCGCGGCGGGCGAGCTGGGCGGTCAGCCGATGCCGAACGACCAGATGCTGAACGCGACCGTCACCGCGCAGTCGCGACTGCAAACCCCCGAACAGTTTCGCGCGATCATCCTGAAGACGCTGCCGTCGGGCGCGACGGTCAAACTGTCGGACGTGGCGCGGATCGAACTCGGCGCGGAAAGCTATGCCGCGCAAAGCCGCGTCAATCGCCATCCCGGCGCGGGCATCGCGATCCTGCTGGCCCCCGGCGCCGACGCGCTGAAGACCGCCGAACTGGTGAAGGCGGAAATCTCACGCGTCGCAAAGACCTTCCCGCCCAATCTGCGCGTCGCCTACGCCAACGACACCACCGCCTTCATCAAGCTGTCGATCGAGGAGGTCGTGAAGACGCTGATCGAGGCGGTGATCCTGGTCGTCATCGTGATGTTCGTGTTCCTGCAGAGCTGGCGCGCGACGCTGATCCCGACGATCGCGGTGCCGGTCGTGCTGCTCGGCACGTTCGCGATCTTCTATTTCGCCGGGTTCTCGATCAACACGCTGACGCTGTTCGGCCTCGTCCTCGCCATCGGTCTGCTCGTCGACGACGCGATCGTGGTGGTCGAGAACGTCGAGCGGCTGATGGACGAAAATCCCGAAATGACGCCGCGCGAGGCGACGATCGAATCGATGAACGAGATCACCGTCGCGCTGGTCGCGATCGCGCTGGTCCTGTCGGCGGTGTTCCTGCCGATGGCTTTCTTCGGCGGATCGACCGGCGTCATTTACAAGCAATTTTCGCTGACCGTCATCTCCGCGATGGTGCTGTCGGTGCTGGTCGCGCTGATCCTGTCGCCCGCATTGACCTCCACCCTGTTGAAACAGAGGAGCGAGGAGGGCAGCTTGCGAGAAGGTTGGCTCGGCCGCCGTTTCCCGCGCGTCGCCGAGAAGGGCGAACAGGCGAAGGACTGGTTCAACCGCAATTTCGAACGCGGGACGGATAAGTACGTCAGCGCGGTGAAGACCGTGGTCGACCGCAAATGGATCTTCTTGCTGGTTTACGTCGGCACGGTCGCGCTGCTCGCGGTGCTGTTCCTGCGCCTGCCGACCGGTTTCCTGCCGACCGAGGATCAGGGCGCGGCGAGCATCCAGTTCCAGCTTCCGGCCGGCGCGACGCAGGGCCGCACGACCGAGGTCCAGCAGCAGATCGAACGCTATTTCGCCGACAACGAGAACGGCAATATCGCCACCATGTTCACCGTCGCGGGTGGCGGAGGCGGCGGCGCGAGCGGGCAGAACACTGGCCGCGGTTTTCTGAACTTCGTCGACTGGTCGGATCGCGCGGGCAAGGAAAACAGCGCCGACGCGATCATCGCCCGCGCCACCGCCGCCTTCCGCAACTTCCGCGACGCGCGCGTATTCGCATTGGTCCCTCCCGCCATCCGCGGCCTCGGCCAGTCGGAGGGGTTCACGGTCGAACTGCAGAACACCGGCGGACTGAGCGACGCGGACTTCAACGCCGCGCGAGACCGTCTGCTGGAAATGGCCAATGCCCAAGGTTCCGGCCTGGCTGGCGTTCGCCTGACCGAACTTCCCGATATCGGAACGTTGCAGGTCCACACCGACGCCCAGAAACTCGCCGCGCTGGGGCTGACGCAGAATGACGTGAATACGACGCTGTCGACCGCCTGGGGTGGGCGCTACGTCAACGATTTCGTCGATCGCGGCCGGGTGAAGCGCGTGTACGTGCAGGGCGACGCCCCGTATCGATCGAAACCCGACGACCTGGATCAATGGTTCGTGCGCGGATCGGACGGGCAAATGGTGCCGTTCTCCTCCTTCGCCACGACCAGCTGGTCGCAGGCCCCGACGACCTTGTCGCGCTTTAACGGCGTCAGCAGTTTCGAATTCCAGGGCTCGGGGGCGAATGGCGCGAGTTCGGGCGATGCGATGGACAGCATCGAAGCTCTGGCCGCAAAGATACCGGGCACCAGCATCGCATGGGCGGGCATATCGTATCAGGAACGACTGTCGTCGGGTCAGGCGCCGCTCCTGTACGGCCTGTCGATCATCGTCGTGTTTCTGTGCCTCGCCGCGCTGTATGAGAGTTGGACTATCCCCCTGGCGGTACTGCTGGTCATTCCGCTCGGGCTGATCGGCGCCATACTGTTCGTAACGCTGCGCGGGCTGGTAAACGACGTCTATCTCCAGATCGGTCTGCTGACGACGATGGGGCTGGCGGCAAAGAACGCGATTCTGATGATCGAATTCGCCGAACAGGAGGAAAAGAAGGGCGCGCGCGTCATCGACGCCGCGCTGAAAGCGGCGAAGCTGCGCCTGCGCCCGATCCTGATGACGAGCCTGGCCTTCATCTTCGGCGTGTTGCCGCTGGCGATCTCGACCGGCGCAGGCGCGAACAGTCGGATCGCGATCGGCACCGCAGTGATCGGCGGGATGCTGACTGCGACAATCCTCGCGATCTTCTATATCCCGCTGTTCTTCGTCCTGGTTCGCCGCGGGTTCCGTGACGGTTTCAAGCGTTTCCACCACAGGGACGATACGACGCCCCCTGCCCCTCCAGCCGAACCGAAGCCCGCATGA
- a CDS encoding efflux RND transporter periplasmic adaptor subunit, with translation MLAAAVLPLLLVACGSGQGQEAQGKGGRSGPTGPVTVGYVVVQPTSVPVTTELAGRTVAFQSSEVRPQVSGVIQRRYFTEGSIVKRGQPLYQIDPSLYRAAANEASANVASAQATAAAAKIRADRFRPLAEAEAVSKQDYTDAIATQRQAQASILQTRAQLDTARVNLRFTTVPAPITGRIGRSLFTVGALVSMSQTDPLATIQQLDPIFVDMQQSSADLLALRRALAAGGAVPARAAVTLRLEDGSDYGLTGSVEFSEAVVDTATGTVTLRARFANPEGLLLPGMFVRAGFAQSVDTNAFLVPQAAVARDPRGNATVYIVGPNNKSVQRTIKAERTQGAFWVVTDGLRPGDKVITQGTANLKPNGDIRPVPANSPQRIAPPSQESQGAAGKAG, from the coding sequence GTGCTCGCGGCGGCCGTGTTGCCGCTGTTGCTGGTCGCCTGTGGCAGCGGCCAAGGGCAAGAAGCGCAAGGCAAGGGCGGTCGCAGTGGACCGACTGGCCCGGTGACAGTGGGCTACGTCGTCGTCCAGCCGACCAGCGTTCCCGTGACGACCGAACTCGCCGGGCGCACCGTCGCCTTCCAGAGCAGTGAGGTCCGTCCGCAGGTGTCCGGCGTGATCCAGCGGCGCTATTTCACCGAAGGTTCGATCGTGAAGCGCGGTCAGCCGCTCTACCAGATCGATCCCAGTCTCTACCGCGCCGCCGCGAACGAGGCGAGCGCCAACGTGGCCAGCGCGCAGGCCACCGCTGCCGCCGCGAAGATCCGCGCCGATCGCTTCCGCCCGCTCGCCGAGGCCGAAGCGGTCAGCAAGCAGGACTATACCGACGCGATCGCCACGCAGCGGCAGGCGCAGGCGTCGATCCTGCAGACCCGCGCGCAACTCGACACCGCGCGCGTCAACCTGCGCTTCACCACCGTCCCCGCGCCGATTACCGGACGTATCGGGCGTTCGCTGTTCACGGTTGGCGCGCTCGTGTCGATGAGCCAGACCGATCCGCTGGCGACAATCCAGCAGCTCGACCCGATCTTCGTCGACATGCAGCAATCCTCCGCCGACCTGCTCGCTTTGCGCCGTGCGCTCGCGGCCGGCGGAGCGGTCCCCGCCCGCGCCGCCGTGACATTGCGGCTGGAGGACGGCAGCGACTACGGACTGACCGGCAGCGTCGAATTTTCCGAAGCGGTGGTCGACACCGCGACCGGCACGGTGACTCTGCGCGCGCGCTTCGCCAATCCGGAAGGGCTGTTGCTGCCGGGGATGTTCGTCCGCGCAGGCTTCGCGCAATCGGTCGACACCAACGCATTCCTGGTGCCGCAAGCCGCGGTCGCGCGCGATCCGCGCGGCAATGCGACGGTCTATATCGTCGGGCCGAACAACAAATCGGTTCAGCGCACGATCAAGGCGGAGCGCACGCAGGGCGCGTTCTGGGTCGTCACCGACGGGCTTCGTCCGGGCGACAAGGTCATCACGCAGGGCACCGCGAATCTGAAGCCCAACGGCGACATTCGCCCGGTACCGGCGAACAGTCCGCAGCGCATCGCTCCCCCATCCCAGGAATCACAGGGCGCCGCCGGAAAGGCGGGCTGA
- a CDS encoding enoyl-CoA hydratase/isomerase family protein yields MREHIAVTTTDHVATIVIDRPPHNHVNAALIGALADVLEELDGDMACRTIVLATAGRVFCGGADLTGDKPLANEEGESETPALYRNAVRLFAAKKPIVAAVQGAAVGAGLGLALIADFRVAAPEARFSANFVTLGFHAGFGITHTLPRVVGEQKASLMLLTGRRVKGEEALAFGLVDEIAPLDGLRAEAETLAREIAANAPLGVQATRATLRGDLAQAVAKRTDHERAQQDILMATADFREGIRAVGERRPGRFVGA; encoded by the coding sequence ATGAGAGAGCATATCGCGGTCACCACGACCGATCACGTCGCGACGATCGTCATCGATCGCCCGCCGCACAACCACGTCAACGCCGCGCTGATCGGCGCGCTGGCCGACGTGCTGGAGGAACTCGACGGCGATATGGCGTGCCGCACGATCGTGCTGGCGACCGCTGGACGCGTGTTCTGCGGCGGGGCCGATCTAACCGGCGACAAGCCGCTGGCGAACGAGGAGGGCGAGAGCGAGACGCCCGCTTTGTACCGCAACGCGGTGCGGCTGTTCGCGGCAAAGAAGCCGATCGTCGCCGCGGTGCAGGGTGCCGCGGTCGGTGCGGGGCTGGGCCTCGCGCTGATCGCCGATTTCCGCGTCGCCGCGCCCGAAGCGCGCTTTTCCGCCAATTTCGTGACTTTGGGATTCCACGCCGGGTTCGGCATCACCCACACCCTGCCCCGCGTCGTCGGCGAACAGAAAGCGTCGCTGATGCTGCTAACCGGCCGCCGGGTGAAGGGTGAAGAGGCGCTGGCCTTCGGTCTCGTCGACGAAATCGCCCCGCTTGATGGCCTGCGCGCGGAGGCCGAAACGCTGGCGCGGGAAATCGCCGCCAACGCGCCGCTCGGCGTCCAGGCGACGCGCGCGACCTTGCGTGGCGACCTTGCGCAGGCCGTCGCCAAACGCACCGATCATGAGCGCGCGCAGCAGGACATATTGATGGCCACCGCCGATTTTCGCGAGGGGATCAGGGCGGTTGGTGAACGCCGCCCCGGCCGGTTTGTGGGCGCGTGA
- a CDS encoding acyl-CoA dehydrogenase family protein yields MNFDLDDDHRMVADLVRRFVDDELMPLEGAVLARDIAGEGPHLSAEELERVERVSRELGLWGLDAPADVGGHDLPAVAMVAVNEALGRTIVPFTLPPDSPNLRMLAATVTDRQREAYLAPYVRGETVSAIGISEPGAGTDPAGMKTRADRDGDDWILNGRKIWITKADHADFTIVMAVSDREKGARGGMTAFLVDRDAPGFNVVRPIPMIGGHTTFEVALDDCRVEGWKVLGKEGQGFAPMQLRLGTRRSEMAANAIGMAQRAMEMMIDYAPQRSTFGKPLSERQTVQNWIADAAIRIHAARLMTYDCAWKLDEGRDVRSEISMIKSYALEMAWEVVDHAMQCFGAMGMTREMPLQMMASRLRVMRIYDGPTEIHNWVVARNLLGTRA; encoded by the coding sequence ATGAACTTCGATCTCGACGACGATCACCGGATGGTCGCCGACCTGGTTCGCCGCTTCGTCGACGACGAATTGATGCCGCTGGAGGGCGCGGTGCTGGCGCGCGACATCGCCGGTGAAGGTCCGCATCTCAGCGCCGAAGAACTGGAGCGGGTCGAGCGCGTTTCGCGCGAACTGGGCCTGTGGGGGCTCGACGCGCCGGCCGACGTCGGCGGTCACGATCTGCCCGCGGTGGCGATGGTCGCGGTGAACGAGGCGCTGGGGCGGACGATCGTTCCGTTCACTTTGCCGCCCGACAGCCCGAACCTGCGGATGCTGGCCGCGACCGTCACCGATCGTCAGCGCGAGGCGTATCTGGCACCCTACGTGCGCGGCGAGACCGTCTCCGCGATCGGCATTTCGGAACCGGGCGCAGGCACCGATCCTGCGGGGATGAAGACCCGCGCCGATCGCGACGGCGACGACTGGATCCTGAACGGGCGAAAGATCTGGATAACCAAGGCCGATCACGCCGACTTCACGATCGTGATGGCGGTCAGCGACCGAGAAAAGGGCGCGCGCGGCGGGATGACCGCATTCCTGGTCGATCGCGACGCGCCGGGCTTCAACGTCGTCCGCCCGATCCCGATGATCGGCGGGCATACCACCTTTGAGGTCGCGCTCGACGATTGCCGGGTCGAGGGGTGGAAGGTGCTGGGCAAGGAAGGGCAAGGCTTCGCGCCGATGCAGCTTCGGCTCGGGACGCGGCGCTCGGAAATGGCGGCGAATGCGATCGGCATGGCGCAGCGCGCGATGGAGATGATGATCGACTATGCGCCGCAACGCTCCACCTTCGGCAAGCCGCTGTCGGAACGCCAGACGGTGCAGAACTGGATCGCCGACGCCGCGATCCGCATCCACGCCGCGCGGCTGATGACCTATGATTGCGCGTGGAAGCTGGACGAGGGGCGCGACGTCCGCAGCGAGATTTCGATGATCAAATCCTATGCGCTGGAAATGGCGTGGGAGGTGGTCGATCACGCGATGCAATGCTTCGGCGCGATGGGCATGACGCGCGAGATGCCGCTGCAGATGATGGCGTCGCGGCTACGCGTCATGCGGATTTATGACGGGCCGACCGAAATCCATAACTGGGTGGTCGCGCGCAATCTCTTGGGGACACGGGCATGA
- a CDS encoding BamA/TamA family outer membrane protein, with protein sequence MHAQLAKPGTAPATGPDAPKSATEQPQGDPKGNAPIVPDVEFDSALPPLSNDINAPLEPMSAATPSAPANPAQTSPATPVPVGTLPPPAPEDPELAQPLAPIGSFDTTPFVTEVQVADGDAPEIRYETVIRGLDELKLADEFKSLSSLEEGDGKAGNATQVAARAREDEALAVRLMKSLGYYDGVAISTIESIPNTPGRLRAIVSATSGRIYTLGAINIVGGPTVPPELLREQLPLKSGDPIEAARIQGAEANLSLVLPQRGYPFVKVGDRDILLDEATVKGDYTLPVDTGPRSSFGKLRTEGDAVFDLEHLNIFPRFDAGELYDARMTDDLRQALVATGLFNGIGVEPVRTGQPGPDGTEQVDLMVKQTKGPQRSLAASAGYGTGEGFKAEGSWTHRNLFPPEGALIGTIIAGTQQQGASGTFRRSNAGRRDRTFQVIASANRSSFDAFEAFTGTLSVRWAYDSTPIWQKQFTYAFGAELVGTNENAFDFDINERTRRTYGIAALPVQAVWDKSDDLLNPTRGYRLKLNLSPETSVQGSVRPYARAMVEGTFYYPVSPSLVIAGRARAGSILGIDRDDIAPSRRYYGGGGGSVRGYGFQRLGPFEPVSSLVPDEDGNINLADLKPIGGRSLNEFALEARYRFGDFGIVPFFDAGNAYETVYPKGGDLRYGAGIGGRFYTNFGPMRFDLATPLNPRPGDGKVALYISIGQAF encoded by the coding sequence GTGCACGCGCAACTCGCCAAGCCGGGCACTGCTCCTGCGACCGGTCCCGACGCGCCGAAGTCCGCGACCGAACAGCCGCAGGGCGATCCGAAGGGCAATGCGCCGATCGTTCCCGACGTTGAATTCGACAGCGCGCTGCCACCGCTATCGAACGATATCAACGCGCCGCTGGAGCCGATGAGCGCGGCTACGCCGTCCGCCCCGGCCAACCCGGCGCAAACGTCACCGGCGACCCCCGTGCCGGTCGGCACGCTGCCGCCGCCCGCACCCGAAGACCCCGAACTCGCGCAACCGCTCGCGCCGATCGGCAGCTTCGACACGACGCCGTTCGTGACCGAGGTGCAGGTAGCGGACGGCGATGCGCCCGAAATCCGGTATGAAACCGTGATCCGCGGGCTCGACGAACTGAAACTGGCCGACGAATTCAAATCCTTGTCGTCGCTGGAAGAGGGCGATGGCAAGGCGGGCAACGCCACGCAGGTCGCGGCGCGCGCGCGTGAGGACGAGGCGTTGGCGGTGCGGCTGATGAAGTCGCTGGGCTATTACGACGGGGTCGCGATCTCGACGATCGAATCGATCCCGAACACGCCGGGCAGGCTGCGCGCGATCGTCAGCGCGACGTCGGGGCGGATCTATACGCTGGGCGCGATCAACATCGTCGGCGGGCCGACCGTGCCGCCCGAGTTGCTGCGCGAACAACTGCCGCTTAAATCTGGGGATCCGATCGAGGCTGCGCGCATTCAGGGCGCAGAGGCGAATCTCAGCCTGGTGCTGCCGCAGCGCGGTTATCCCTTCGTCAAGGTCGGCGACCGCGACATCCTGCTCGACGAAGCTACGGTAAAGGGCGACTATACCTTGCCGGTCGACACTGGGCCGCGATCGTCGTTCGGCAAGCTGCGGACCGAGGGCGATGCGGTGTTCGATCTGGAGCACCTGAACATCTTCCCGCGGTTTGACGCGGGCGAACTCTACGATGCGCGGATGACCGACGATTTGCGGCAAGCGCTGGTCGCGACGGGTCTTTTCAACGGCATCGGCGTCGAACCGGTGCGGACCGGGCAGCCAGGGCCGGACGGGACCGAGCAGGTCGATCTGATGGTCAAGCAGACCAAGGGGCCGCAGCGCAGCCTCGCCGCCAGCGCGGGTTATGGCACGGGCGAGGGTTTCAAGGCGGAGGGGTCATGGACCCACCGCAATCTGTTCCCGCCCGAAGGCGCGCTGATCGGCACCATCATCGCCGGCACGCAGCAGCAGGGCGCGTCGGGCACGTTCCGCCGATCCAACGCGGGGCGCCGCGACCGCACGTTCCAGGTGATCGCATCGGCGAACCGCAGCAGCTTCGACGCGTTCGAGGCGTTCACCGGCACATTGTCGGTGCGCTGGGCGTATGATTCGACCCCAATCTGGCAGAAGCAGTTCACTTATGCCTTCGGTGCCGAGCTTGTCGGGACCAATGAAAACGCGTTCGACTTCGATATCAACGAACGCACGCGCCGTACATATGGCATCGCCGCACTTCCCGTGCAGGCGGTGTGGGACAAATCCGACGACCTGCTCAATCCGACGCGCGGGTATCGCCTGAAACTCAATCTCAGCCCGGAAACATCGGTTCAGGGATCGGTACGACCCTATGCGCGCGCGATGGTGGAGGGCACATTCTATTATCCGGTCAGCCCCAGCCTGGTGATCGCCGGACGCGCCCGCGCCGGATCGATCCTTGGCATCGATCGCGACGATATCGCGCCGTCGCGGCGGTACTATGGTGGCGGCGGCGGGTCGGTGCGCGGTTACGGTTTCCAGCGGCTCGGGCCGTTCGAGCCGGTTTCGTCGCTGGTTCCCGACGAGGACGGCAACATCAACCTTGCCGACCTGAAACCGATCGGCGGACGCAGCCTCAACGAATTCGCGCTCGAGGCGCGCTATCGCTTCGGCGATTTTGGGATCGTGCCGTTCTTCGATGCGGGCAACGCTTATGAGACCGTCTATCCCAAGGGCGGCGACCTGCGCTACGGCGCGGGGATCGGCGGGCGGTTCTACACCAATTTCGGACCGATGCGCTTCGATCTGGCGACCCCGCTCAACCCGCGGCCGGGCGACGGCAAGGTCGCGCTCTATATCTCGATCGGGCAGGCATTCTGA